The Desulfobulbus propionicus DSM 2032 DNA segment ATGACCAGCGCGGGTTCGGCCTCGGTGGGCGGCAACATTACCTTCAATGCGGAAAAATCCTACTCGGTCGCCTCCACCAGCACGACCACGGTGCTGGATGCGGCAAGCAAGGGCAGCGCCCTCACCTCGGTCGGTTCGGTGGACATCAGCACCCGTTCCGGGGCCAACGACGCCCTCTCGGTGATCGACAGCGCCATCAGCTTCATCGATACCGAACGGGCCAATCTGGGTGCGATCCAGAACCGGTTTGAATCAACCATTTCCAACCTGCAGAACATCTCCGAGAACGTCTCGGCTGCCCGGTCGCGGATCCTGGATGCGGATATCGCCCAGGAGACCTCCAACATGACCAAGCAGAACATCCTGCAGCAAGCCGGTGTCTCGATCCTGGCCCAGGCCAACCAGACCCCGCAGCTGGCTTTGAGTCTGCTCCAGTAAAAACCCCCTTTCCTGAGGAGACCGCCTGCGGTCTCCTCAGGCCCTGATATTTTTCTCATTACACGGAGGTAACCGGATGAATATCGAGGCACTCGGCACAACCGGCGCCAGTCCGCCACGGGTCAACGAATCGGCCCAGCAGGTGGAGCGCAGGCGGCAGGACAGCCAGCAGCAATCCCCGCTCGGCTCGGAGAAGGAAAGCAAACTGCACCCCGAGGAGCTGTTGAACCAGATCAAATCCATCACCGAAAATGGATTGTACAGCGTCCGTTTCGAGCGCGACAGCGGCACCGAGGAATTGATCGTAAAGATTGTCGACAGCGATACCGATGAAGTGATACGGCAGATTCCGCCGGAAGAATTGATCAATCTCAGCAAACACCTCAAGGAACTCAGCGGCAACTTGGTCAACACCGTCAGCTGACCCGCACCATCGGAGAACCGAGCCATGACTATTCAATTCGGCGGCCTGGCAACAGGATTGGACACCAGCAGCATCATCAACCAATTGATGTCGCTTGAACGGCAGCCGATCACCCGTCTCGAAGCAGATAAGACGTGGCTCAACAATCGCTTGGCCGCGTTTACCCAGCTGGACAGCAAGCTCAAGTCCTTTGCCGATTCCATCAAGAACCTCAACGACGCCGACACCCTGCTCAAGCGTTCGGTCAAACAGAGCTCGGAAGACTACCTCTCCGCCACCGTTTCCAGCGAAGCGCTGGCTGGAACCAGCTATCAGGTGGAAGTCGTCTCCCTGGCGCAGGTACAAAAATCGATTTCCGCCACCGGTTTCGCGAGCAAGACCAGTCTCTCCTTTGGCACGGGCAGCCTTGATCTCACCATTGACGGCACCAGTCACAGTATCGACATCACGGCCGACAACGGGTCGCTTGAAGGGATCATGCGGGCCATCAACGATGCGGATCTCGGGGTTTCCGCAGCGATCATCAACGATGGCAGCGGGTCGCCCTATCGCCTGGTGCTCACGGGAGAGGATGTGGGAAAAACCTTTTCCCTGGGTACCAGCGGCTTGAGCGGAGGAACCGATACCCTTGGCGACTTCAACGTTGACGACGGCAGCGGCACGATCACCAATCCACCGGTGCAAGCAGCCACCCAGGCCCATATCCGGGTGGATACCGTTGACATATACAGCAGTTCCAACACGCTGACCGAGGCGATTCCCGGGGTGACGCTCGATCTCCTGCAAGCGGAAGTCGGCAAAACCACCAGTCTGTCCATCAGTCTGGATACCAAGAGCATCAAATCGACCATCGAAGCCTTTGCCAAGGGGTACAACGAGGTGGTCAGTTTTGTCACCGGCCAATCGATCATCAACGAAAAGGGCGGCGGCGTGCTTGGTGGCGATTCGGGAATCAACTCGATCAAGCGCCACCTGCAAAGCATGCTGACCAAGCCGTTTGCCAACAGTGGCGTTTTCAGCTCGCTGTCCCAGCTGGGGTTCGAGACGCAAAAAGACGGCACCCTGAAGGTCAACGATACGACCCTGTCGGCCGCAGTCAGCAACAACCTGGACAGTGTTGTCAGCCTGTTGACCGGAGAAAACGGCAAGGACGGCCTGATTGCCGAATTCCAGGACTATCTGCAATCGATGACCAACTCGTCCAGCGGTATGTTGCAGGGCCGAAAGCAAAGTATCAACAACAATATAAAACGCATCGACAATCAAATTACCAACATGGAGACGAGGCTGGAGAAACGGCAGCTGACCTTGGAATCGCAGTTCAGCGCCATGGAAACCCTGGTTAGCGGGCTCAATTCGCAGGGGTCCTATCTCTCTCAACAAATGACCATCCTCAGCAACATGATGAGCGGGAGCAACTAATGAATGGCTACACGAATCAATACATGGTCAATACGGTCACATCGGCATCGCCGGAACAACTGATGCTGATGCTCTACGATGGCGCCATCCGTTTTATCTCCCTTGGCATCCAGGCGATCGAAAACGGTCAAATTGATAAACGGGCCTACTATATCAACAAGACGTCGGCCATTGTCTCCGAGTTTGCCGCCACCCTCGACCATTCGTTGAACCCCAAGCTGGCGGAAGATCTCGATGCCCTGTATGGATATATGCTGAACCGGATGTTGGACGCCAACCTGAAAAACGATGCCGCGCCACTGCATGAAGTCAAGAAACTGCTGGCTGACCTGCGGGCCACCTGGGCGCAGGCCATAGAAATGAACAAAACGGAAAAACGGGAAGCCATGGGGGCAACCACCCCGGCAGCTCCTGGAACCATGGCCTACAGACCGCTTGTGGCGGCAATGTGAAATGGACAACGCACTGATTGAACAATCGCTGACCCAGTATCGTCGGATTGCCGAGATGTATGGGCAAATCGAGCAAGCCCTGCAGAACAGGCAAATGGACACACTTGCCTCACTGTGCGCCGACATGAACATCCTGCAGGAGGAGATCAAGGGCAACGACGCGGCAATGCTCGACCTGCTCCGACAATCCCCCGCGTTGAAGAAAGACGAACGGATGCGGGAGTTGGTGGCATTGATGGACAAGATACGCGGCCAGAACAACCGCTTGACCGTTCAGTTGAAAAACATCATGGCGGTTCAACGCAGCGAACTCCAGAAATTACAACAGGGCAGCACCGTTCTCCAGGGATACCGGCCCGCATCCGACCACACCGGCAAGAGGATATCCGTTTCCAACTAGCCGTCCCCCGCGTTGGCCCGGGCCAACGTTTTTCACTTCGACCTTCTCTCCCGCCAAATATTTCTTCCTTTCTTGCCTCGCTTGTGGCAATTTAGAAAGAAATTATTTTTTCAATTCGAGAGAAGGTAACATCTTGCCACTACTCAATAGTTTTTTTCTTAACCTCAAAGAGGGAACGGCGTTGCGCGCCGCGATTCCACTTGTGGGTGTTCTTGAAAAAGCACGGCTCAATTGCTTTTTGGCAAACGCGGAGCCGCCGAGATTTACCCTTTCCTTCCCGCACGGTTCTTTGGCGATGGATCAGGTCGACATCAGCAGAACCTGTATGGTCATCGTTGATTTGACCGATCAGACGGTCACCGTCTCCGCGGACATCGAACGGATAGCCGACCCGTCCACCCTGGAACTCGTGGCACGTGAATCCGTCACCCATACCCAAACCCGCAACTACTTCAGGGTTGACGCAGCCACCCGTGTTGCCGCCTCTTCGGTCGTTCCACCGGAAATGGCCAAGGAAGGGGAAAGCTGGCGGTTGCTCGGTGACACCATCGATCTCAGCGGCAGCGGACTGTTGTGCAGTTTTAGCGACCCACTGGAGAAGGATAAACCGGTCAACATCGAACTCATTCTTCCGACCA contains these protein-coding regions:
- a CDS encoding flagellar protein FlaG, producing MNIEALGTTGASPPRVNESAQQVERRRQDSQQQSPLGSEKESKLHPEELLNQIKSITENGLYSVRFERDSGTEELIVKIVDSDTDEVIRQIPPEELINLSKHLKELSGNLVNTVS
- the fliD gene encoding flagellar filament capping protein FliD — encoded protein: MTIQFGGLATGLDTSSIINQLMSLERQPITRLEADKTWLNNRLAAFTQLDSKLKSFADSIKNLNDADTLLKRSVKQSSEDYLSATVSSEALAGTSYQVEVVSLAQVQKSISATGFASKTSLSFGTGSLDLTIDGTSHSIDITADNGSLEGIMRAINDADLGVSAAIINDGSGSPYRLVLTGEDVGKTFSLGTSGLSGGTDTLGDFNVDDGSGTITNPPVQAATQAHIRVDTVDIYSSSNTLTEAIPGVTLDLLQAEVGKTTSLSISLDTKSIKSTIEAFAKGYNEVVSFVTGQSIINEKGGGVLGGDSGINSIKRHLQSMLTKPFANSGVFSSLSQLGFETQKDGTLKVNDTTLSAAVSNNLDSVVSLLTGENGKDGLIAEFQDYLQSMTNSSSGMLQGRKQSINNNIKRIDNQITNMETRLEKRQLTLESQFSAMETLVSGLNSQGSYLSQQMTILSNMMSGSN
- the fliS gene encoding flagellar export chaperone FliS — translated: MNGYTNQYMVNTVTSASPEQLMLMLYDGAIRFISLGIQAIENGQIDKRAYYINKTSAIVSEFAATLDHSLNPKLAEDLDALYGYMLNRMLDANLKNDAAPLHEVKKLLADLRATWAQAIEMNKTEKREAMGATTPAAPGTMAYRPLVAAM
- a CDS encoding flagellar brake protein, whose amino-acid sequence is MVIVDLTDQTVTVSADIERIADPSTLELVARESVTHTQTRNYFRVDAATRVAASSVVPPEMAKEGESWRLLGDTIDLSGSGLLCSFSDPLEKDKPVNIELILPTRNMEVIRALGHVVRCRKIEENLYHVALHFDQIDPESQDKIMACCFELQRRYLRMRVQLESQPPSQQE